In one window of Aphidius gifuensis isolate YNYX2018 linkage group LG4, ASM1490517v1, whole genome shotgun sequence DNA:
- the LOC122853850 gene encoding serine/threonine-protein kinase atg1-like, which produces MLRPSVSGTLLISLSLSNGQESLNAFLNMSQSNSKLSVTALEQDMKDHPNSPRDVRKPILFKLCNILPPEIRSMHIDDVVEAVNNENSNNLENQIPSNHTSEESSIYFNNSSNKPKKQVDTKEAASNLKALQGNTLLSTTSPTSAVNHINNKISQVIMRPANSSHKKCRNTLDKMSATINAKPKSTGKKTPSLKRPLKSTIKNNNGQLEDKKQCLKQKRDILVDDEDVKSYLIATYPSFVQKFQQH; this is translated from the exons ATGTTGAGACCATCAGTGTCAGGCacgttattaatatcattgtcattatcaaATGGTCAAGAAAGTCttaatgcatttttaaatatgtcacAATCAAATA GCAAATTAAGTGTTACAGCGTTGGAACAAGACATGAAAGATCATCCAAACAGCCCTCGAGACGTCCGTAAGCCAATTCTTTTCAAGTTATGCAATATTCTGCCACCTGAGATCCGTTCAATGCATATTGATGATGTCGTTGAAGCAGTTAATAATGAAAACAGTAACAATTTGGAAAATCAAATACCATCTAACCATACTTCAGAAGAATCAtctatatatttcaataatagctctaataaaccaaaaaaacaaGTAGATACAAAAGAAGCCGCTTCCAATCTTAAAGCTCTTCAAGGTAATACGTTATTGTCTACAACATCGCCAACCTCAGCTGTAAatcatattaacaataaaatcagCCAAGTAATAATGCGACCCGCGAACAGCTCACATAAAAAATGTCGCAATACACTTGATAAAATGTCAGCAACAATAAATG CGAAACCAAAGTCAACTGGAAAAAAAACACCCAGCTTAAAACGTCcattaaaatcaacaattaaaaataataatggccAACTGGAGGATAAAAAACAATGCCTCAAACAAAAACGAGATATTTTGGTTGACGACGAAGATGTGAAATCATATTTGATAGCAACATATCCATCTTTTGTCCAGAAATTTCAACAACACTAA